CCATTTCATTTTCACATTtgccatatattatttgagccaTTAGGCTTAATAATTAGGCCAATTACTTCAGTGGAAATTATATctcaagagagaagagagagaagggagatCTACTCCGGCGTtcggccggcgcgtgagcgtccgtGCCGTCGCCGGAGCTTTGTTTTCCTTCTTGGTTTTTGGTCTTTACCGCTTCCTCTTCACAGATCCGTCAACGGTTGCCTTGTCGGAGCTCTGACGCCGAGGTTTGCCATCAGAGGAGAGTCGGCTTTGGAGTAACGGCGCGGCCGTTTTGAAGGCTTGCGGTGGAGATGGAGCGGCTTGCATGTTGTAGTCTTTCTACCCGGGAGATGGAGGCTAACCTAGATCCATCATCGCCGGTCTTGTCGCGGGGTAGGGTGGAGGCTTTCTCAGTTCTACCGACGCCGCTCTAGCTTCCGGGAAGAGGAGGCTCAATCAGCTCCTTCTTCGCCGGCTTTTGGTCACGGAGGGTGGAGGCTAACAAAGCTCCGCGCTGCCGTTGTGGAATCCCAGGTCTTTTTGGGTTGAGGTGACGGTTTCGAGTTTTTGAAGGTTGAGGTGGGCCGTGGGTCAGATTTGGACCCGTGGGTCGCAGCGGTTGAGATCTCAAGAAGAAGTAGATCTCCGGCGACAGTTACGTTTGTTTGAAGGGGAGGTTAGCGGTGGTTCTCGTCGTGCTTGTCTAGGGTTTCCGGTGGTTCATAAGCGGAAGAGATCTCGTTCAACGATTGAACTCTCCGACGGGAAGACAAGGCGTCGCAGAAGTCCGATGGCGCGGAGGCTCTGTAGGCTCGGAGTTCCGGCGAAAAGTTGTGACGGTGGAAAGCGTCGGTGGCTGTGCGAGGATGGGGCGACTAAGTTGATGCGGGCGACACGTGGCGGACGGATGAACCAGATTCGTGTTCTGCTCTGCCTCCTTCCCGCGCATCCAGAGCAAGCCCAGCGTAGCGTTTGTGGGCCTTGGGACATGTTTCTTATTTGGGCTTCGGTGTTCTTTTTTGTTGTCCATCTCATATTTGGGTTTTGTGGGTTGTAAACCGGTGAATTTAGGCTTCGTGGGGTAGGCTCATTTAATCAATATAActtcaatttgaaaaaaaaggcTTAATAATTAGGTCTAACAACACTAACATTCTCaaactatttaacaatttttttgtgcacaAACTATTTAACATTTAATATTTGACCTTTCTTACGTGTGTTGAAGCTAGGTAGAATTTGCATACGATATTGTTTtggtaagaaaattaaataatgaaaaagaaagtaactttaacaaaagaaaacgaCGCCGCATTTCGTCGTCGTTTTGCCGTCTAGTCTGGTACAGAGAGAGATGTTGTGTGGAAAAACGTGAGCCAACCCACGTTTCAAGAAAAAACACACAACTGCATCAAAACGTCcttctttactctctctctctctctctcattattttataaaaaaactctCAAATCTGCTTTAAAAGCGTTTATTAACTACTTCTTTTATCACGAAAAAAGATTTGCTGATATTCTCTGGTGttgctgtgtgtgtgtgtgctcTTCACTTGTAAGCTCTTCTGAGTGCTCTTCTTCACTTGTAAGCTCTTTCTTTCTTCCTCCATTACACTGCTGGGATCTTGCATTTTCTTTCCCCCCCCAATATATACTTTCAGCTCTTACCCATTTTTGCTTAGATTGAATCTTGTTTGAGTAAAACTTTATGGGATGAAAATTAGAAAAGATCTCTTAAAATAATGTCTTTGTTCATCTTTGTTTGAGACCCCAACAGTGAATCTCAAAAAAGCTTTGTTCTTTATCTAAAAAtgcttgctttttttttcttatatcgTCTCACTGTTGAAAAAGGTTTCTTCTTTGGACATTTGAAGCTAAGAAATGAGAGCTCTTTCGTATCTTGATTGTTGTTCTgtctttgttgtttttgttttcttccagAACTGCCCCCTGTTAACGTAAAATGAGCAAAGTTCCAGTAAGGATCCTTCTATGGATGTGTTGCTGTGTGTGGGTTTGTAACGGAGATGATGGAGAGTATATGCTCTACAAGGATCCCAAACAGAAGGTCTCAGATCGAGTTGTTGATTTGCTTGGTAGAATGACTCTTGAAGAGAAGATTGGTCAGATGGTTCAGATTGACAGAAGTGTTGCCACTGTCAACATCATGAGAGATTACTTCATTGGCAGTGTCCTGAGTGGTGGTGGGAGTGCTCCACTCCCTGAAGCAACTGCTCAGAACTGGGTTGATATGATCAATGAGTATCAGAAAGGAGCTCTCGTGAGCCGTTTGGGCATTCCTATGATATATGGCATTGACGCTGTTCACGGCCATAACAATGTCTTCAACGCTACCATCTTCCCTCACAATGTTGGCCTTGGAGCCACCAGGGATCCGGATCTGGTTAAGAGGATTGGAGTAGCAACTGCAGTCGAAGTCAGAGCCACTGGAATCCCATACACATTTGCTCCTTGCATTGCTGTAAGCTTCTCACCTTTTGCAGATCTTTGCTGTGTTCTGACTCACTTGTTGTAGGTTTGTAGAGATCCAAGATGGGGCAGGTGTTATGAGAGCTACGGAGAGGATCACAAAGTTGTGGAGAACATGACTGACATCATACTTGGCTTACAAGGAGAGCCTCCTTCTAACTATAAGCATGGAGTTCCCTTCGTTGGTGGAAAgtaaaagctttttttttttttttttgctgctaAGTAAATGTTTcattcttttaaatttatttgaattttttgattATTAGGGATAAGGTTGCAGCTTGTGCCAAGCATTATGTGGGAGACGGTGGGACAACCAGAGGAATAAACGAGAACAACACAGTCACTGACTTACACAGTCTTCTCAGCATTCACATGCCAGCTTATGCTGATGCAATTTACAAAGGCGTTTCCACAGTGATGGTTTCTTATTCTAGCTGGAACGGTGAGAAGATGCATGCTAATACAAAGCTCATCACAGGGTATCTCAAGGGTACCCTTAAGTTTAAGGTCTGTttacactctttttttttctcgtcaGCCATGTGCTTTGTGTGAATCCTTTGTGCTATGTGTGCAGGGTTTTGTTATTTCGGATTGGCAAGGCGTTGATAAGATCTCTTCACCTCCACATTCGAACTACACGGCTTCTGTCCGAGCTGCTATTGAAGCTGGGATAGATATGGTCATGGTCCCTTTCAACTTTACTGAGTTCGTCAATGATCTCACCTCCTTGGTGAAGAACAAAGTGATTCCTGTCACCAGGATTGATGATGCTGTCGGAAGAATCCTGCGTGTCAAGTTCACAATGGGTCTCTTTGAGAACCCTTTAGCTGATTACAGCTTCTCCAATGAACTAGGAAGCCAGGTCAGTTGCTGCTTTAGTATTCTAGAACCTGTTTGCAAAGTATTTGAATGTTCTCTTTCTATATTAGGCACATAGAGACTTGGCAAGGGAAGCTGTTAGGAAATCACTTGTGCTGCTGAAAAACGGGAACAAAACCAATCCAATGCTCCCACTTCCCAGGAAGGCTTCAAAGATCTTAGTCACTGGCACTCACGCTGATAATTTAGGTTATCAGTGTGGTGGTTGGACCATTACTTGGCAAGGGTTTAACGGTAACAAGGACACGAGAGGTACATTGTGCAACTCTTATAGTAGTTTATACAAGTTAGGCATGCGGGTTTGGTTAGTTTGGGTTattcggttagttcggtttaGCATAAACCTTACTGATTTAATCTGAAATAAAGTTCGGTTCTGTTTTCGGCTAGTTCGGTTTCTGAAAATTCTACTgaattttttgattttggtttttaaaaaaatttcggataattttggtttaattaGGTTACTTCGGTTTaaaatttggttagttcggtttagCATAAACCTTACTGATTCAATCTGAAATAAAGTTCGGTTctgttttcaaaaattctacCGAAGTTTCTGATTTTGGATAGATTTCgggtttttatataaaatttcgggTAAGTTTGGTTAAACTAGTTTACTTCGGTTCAAAattcggttagttcggttcagGATTTTAGTTAAactttttcctttaaaaaaaaaagaagaaaaccgaAGTAACTCGCCAAAACaaccaaaccaaaaccgaaCTATTTAGAAAACCTACCGAAtcaaaccgaactaaccaaaatttcggttcatgagttcggttcggttaaaAATCTCAGGCCTTAATACAAGTGTTAACAACATTCCAGCAATAAATAATATGAAGAGTGTACATTTTTTCTGGTTCAGGGACTACGATTCTTGGCGCTGTAAAATCAGCTGTTGATAAAACCACTGAAGTCATCTTCAACGAGAATCCAGACGCTGAGTTCCTCAAATCCAACAACTTCTCTTACGCAATCATCGCTGTTGGTGAACCTCCATACGCAGAGACAGCTGGAGACAACGACAAGCTAACCATGATGGACCCCGGTCCAGCCATCGTGACCTCCACTTGTCAGGCTGTCAAATGTGTGGTTGTGGTCGTTTCAGGGAGGCCGCTTGTGATGGAGCCTTACGTTGACTCGATAGAGGCATTGGTTGCAGCTTGGCTACCGGGAACAGAAGGCCAAGGTGTCGCTGATGCTCTCTTTGGGGACCATGGCTTCAGTGGGAAGCTTCCTGTTACGTGGTTTAGAAACACGGAGCAGTTGCCTATGAACTTTGGAGATTCGCATTATGATCCGCTCTTTGCTTATGGGACTGGTCTTGAAACTGAGTCTGTTGCGAGCATTGTTGCTAGGTAAAATCGTTTACACTATACTTAGACATGAGATTATGATTGCTTgactctttttttatttttggttgtgAACAGGTCAACCTCAGGTTCTGCTGCTGGTGCAAAGCCATGCTTAATCACACTTCTTGTTTGTCTGTTTTTCTTCCCAAGGTATGTATCATTATCAGTTCAACTTCTGTTTTGATTTTTCCACATAAATTGGTGAGAatctgactttttttttgtctacagCTTGAGCTGGGGTTTGAGGAGATGAGAGAAGCTGCAAACGCTTGGAGTTGTTTTTTTGTACGCAGTGTAGTTCTTGTAGCCCTAGCTAGAAGAGATTCTGAATCTGTGTCATGTTATGTTTAGAGTTATATTGCAAACCTGGAACATTCTTAAATGATTAAACTCAAGTTCTTGAATTTCTACTGACAATATCTCTGCTTTTAAACCACTTTATATTCAACGTTTGTGGGGTACTAATGGTGGatcttggaaaaaaaaaaaaaactgacgtCATATGGGGAACACAAGGCATAAACTTGTGAAGAAAGCAACCTTTATGCTTTCTTTGTAAGAGAAGAAACATTATGATGATGACCTGAGACTAAAGAAGAGATTTTGGATGAACGGGAGACATAGCCGCAAAACTAGGAATATCCATTGCATAACACAAGAGAAAATGGCCAAGTCCTGCAGAGATTTGATCTTATTTATAAGCAGAGCAGTAAACCCTAATGGATATTCACAAAAGCTCAAACAAAACAACCAAATTCAGAAAGAGATTTTAAGTTATGGCAGCAAGACAGCAACCAAGAGGAACAGGCTTGGTGGTTCAGTATGAGGATCTTGTCCCCGAATCTGAATGGAAAGATCAGCCTGAGGCCACTATTCTCACCATTGATCTGCCAGGTTGGTAGATAGATAATATTAGTTGTACTAATTGTGGTGGTTCTAGTTCTGATGTGAATTGTTTTTTCAAAGGTTTTACAAAGGAGCAAATAAAGGTAACGTATGTGCACACCTCAAGGATGATAAGAGTCACCGGAGAGCGTCCCTTGGGTGATAGGAGATGGAGTCGTTTCAACGAAGTGTTCACTGTTCCACAGAATTGTCTAGTGGATAAGATCCATGGGAGCTTTAAGAACAATGCCCTCACCATCACCATGCCTAAGGAGACTATTACGAAACTGCCTAACCTTCCGGAGACTTCTAAAACTGTGGCTGAGAAGGTGAAGCAGCTGGAGGAGAAGAGGTTGTTGGAAGAAGCTGTAaggaaagagaaggaagaagaggatgagaagaagaggaagcttCTGGAAGAG
The window above is part of the Brassica napus cultivar Da-Ae chromosome C3, Da-Ae, whole genome shotgun sequence genome. Proteins encoded here:
- the LOC106382995 gene encoding beta-glucosidase BoGH3B-like; the protein is MSKVPVRILLWMCCCVWVCNGDDGEYMLYKDPKQKVSDRVVDLLGRMTLEEKIGQMVQIDRSVATVNIMRDYFIGSVLSGGGSAPLPEATAQNWVDMINEYQKGALVSRLGIPMIYGIDAVHGHNNVFNATIFPHNVGLGATRDPDLVKRIGVATAVEVRATGIPYTFAPCIAVCRDPRWGRCYESYGEDHKVVENMTDIILGLQGEPPSNYKHGVPFVGGKDKVAACAKHYVGDGGTTRGINENNTVTDLHSLLSIHMPAYADAIYKGVSTVMVSYSSWNGEKMHANTKLITGYLKGTLKFKGFVISDWQGVDKISSPPHSNYTASVRAAIEAGIDMVMVPFNFTEFVNDLTSLVKNKVIPVTRIDDAVGRILRVKFTMGLFENPLADYSFSNELGSQAHRDLAREAVRKSLVLLKNGNKTNPMLPLPRKASKILVTGTHADNLGYQCGGWTITWQGFNGNKDTRGTTILGAVKSAVDKTTEVIFNENPDAEFLKSNNFSYAIIAVGEPPYAETAGDNDKLTMMDPGPAIVTSTCQAVKCVVVVVSGRPLVMEPYVDSIEALVAAWLPGTEGQGVADALFGDHGFSGKLPVTWFRNTEQLPMNFGDSHYDPLFAYGTGLETESVASIVARSTSGSAAGAKPCLITLLVCLFFFPSLSWGLRR